In the Drosophila takahashii strain IR98-3 E-12201 chromosome 3R, DtakHiC1v2, whole genome shotgun sequence genome, one interval contains:
- the LOC108057637 gene encoding probable peptidyl-tRNA hydrolase 2, with the protein MGDKLLDSTQIINGLAVMLSFFVGYRYALKRGDAKDSSADEGAAASSLAGSSVSSASEAPVSDKGYGGFNDNFKMVLVVRNDLKMGKGKIAAQCGHGAVGAYQRAVVRTPRLLRAWENCGCAKIAVRVESEAELMAIKKAAERQQLNTCLIRDAGRTQIEANSKTVLAVGPAAAVDIDRVTGHLKLL; encoded by the exons ATGGGCGACAAACTGCTGGACTCGACCCAGATCATAAATGGCCTGGCTGTGATGCTGTCCTTCTTCGTGGGCTACCGGTACGCCCTGAAGCGGGGCGACGCCAAGGATTCCTCAGCCGACGAGGGAGCGGCGGCCTCATCATTGGCCGGATCTTCCGTGTCCAGTGCTTCCGAGGCTCCTGTATCGGATAAG GGCTACGGTGGCTTCAACGACAACTTCAAGATGGTCCTGGTGGTGCGCAACGACCTCAAGATGGGCAAGGGCAAGATTGCCGCCCAGTGTGGCCACGGAGCGGTGGGCGCCTACCAGCGGGCGGTGGTCAGGACACCCCGATTGCTGCGGGCGTGGGAGAACTGCGGATGCGCCAAAATCGCCGTGCGCGTCGAGAGCGAGGCGGAGCTGATGGCCATCAAAAAGGCAGCCGAGCGCCAGCAGCTGAACACCTGCCTCATCCGCGATGCGGGTCGCACCCAGATCGAGGCGAACTCCAAGACTGTGCTGGCCGTGGGTCCAGCGGCTGCCGTGGACATCGACCGGGTCACCGGCCACCTGAAGCTGCTGTAA